The Mucilaginibacter sp. PAMB04168 genome contains the following window.
CTATGATACGGATCGCTTTATCCAACGGCTCAATCCTGATCTTTTGCCTTAGCTCTTGCTGTAAGGCTATAGCCTGTTCGGGCGTTAGTTGCTCATATTGTGTTGGTAGCATGCCTATATAACAAAAAAGCCCTCCCGATGTGTCGGGAGGGCTTCATATGCAGTAGTAGGATTAACCTAAATACGATTTTAAGATTTTGCTTCGCGATGTATGGCGCAAGCGTTGTAAAGCTTTGTCTTTAATCTGACGTACACGTTCGCGGGTCAGGTTAAATTTCTCACCAATCTCTTCAAGAGACAGGGGATGGTTGGTGCCTAAGCCAAAGAACAATACGATGATCTCGCGCTCACGCTCTGTTAAAGTTGACAGTGAACGTTTAATCTCTTCAGACAACGATTCGTTGATGAGGATAGAGTCGGTATTAGGCTCCTGGTTTTCCAGTACGTCTAACAACGTATTTTCTTCACCTTGTACAAACGGCGCATCCATAGATACATGGCGGCCGGAGTTGCTCAGCGTGTCTGATATTTTATCAACCGTCGTTTCCAGGATGTCCGCTAGTTCTTCAGGAGACGGCTCGCGCTCATATTCTTGCTCGAGTTTAGAGAACGCCTTGCTAATTTTACTTAATGAGCCTACCTGGTTTAATGGCAGACGTACAATACGTGATTGCTCAGCAATGGCCTGCAAAATGGATTGACGGATCCACCAAACGGCGTATGATATAAATTTAAAACCCTTGGTTTCGTCGAAACGTTTGGCCGCTTTAATCAAACCCAGGTTACCCTCATTAATCAAATCGCCCAGGGTAAGGCCTTGGTTCTGGTATTGCTTAGCAACCGATACCACGAAACGTAAGTTGGTTTTAGTTAAGCGTTCTAAGGCGGCCTGGTCGCCTTCGCGTATTTTTTGGGCTAATATTACTTCTTCCTCGGCAGTTATCAGGTCAACCTTACCAATTTCGTGCAGATATTTGTCAAGCGATTGTGACTCACGGTTGGTAATGGATTGGGTTATTTTGAGTTGTCTCATCTACGTTATTACCTCGATTCTTGTTTTAGAATTGAACGTGCAAAGGTATAAATTTGTTACTGAATATCCTTATTGTATTTGATAATTACAATATAATTATTTATACAAATTCACTTTCACACGCAATTGTTTGCATTTATTGCCACATCAATTGTACCAAACACTTGATTTTGAATTAAATGTCTGTCAATTTAAAAACATCTTTTACACGTATGCCTTTTTCTGTTTGCTGCAATGTGCAGCATTCATTAAGTGCGTCATGCTCAAAAAACAGGACATAATCATTGTCCAGCGCCTGCTGTAAGTAAGCACGTTTTTCATCCATGGCTTGTAAGGGAAACGTGTCATAAGCAGCTACGTAAGCAATAGGCAAGTGGCCAACAGTGGGAAACAGATCGGCCACGTAAAGTATTTTTTTGCCTTTATACTGCAACAATGGCAGCATCATGGCCTGCGTATGGCCCGATACAAAGAATACCTGCATGTTGGCAGTAAAAGATTCGCCCTCTTGTACGTCTACAAACTTTAGCTGGCCGCTTTCCTGTAGGGGTATAATGTTTTCAGTTAAGAAGGATGCCTTCTCACGAACGTTGGGGTTAACTGTAGCCCAGTCCCAATGCTTTTGGTTACTCCAATAGATAGCTTTTGGAAAGGCCAGAACCAGTTGCCCGCCTTCTTTTGCTACCGCACCACCCACATGATCTACATGTAAGTGCGTTAGAAATACGTCTGTAATATCAGCCGGGGTAAAGCCGTGTTGCGCTAAAGATTTTTCCAGCGTATCATCACCGTGCAGGTGGTAGTAAGGCAAAACTTTTTCGCTGAGCTTATTGCCTATGCCGGTGTCAATCAAAATCAGTCGGTCGCCGTCCTGCAGCAGTAGGCAGCGCATGGCCAGGGTGCACAGGTTATTTTCATCGGCCGGGTTGGTTTTGCTCCATATAGCCTTAGGCACTACACCAAACATGGCTCCGCCATCCAATTTAAAAAGCCCGGCGTTAATGGAAAATAGTTTTGCCTCCCAGCTTCCTGAAGGGGAAGCAGAAGATTGACGATTGATGATCATATATAAGTATCAAGCCCTCCTGATACGAAGAACAGAAGGGCTTAAAATGTGTTTGGTTATTTTCGTACTCCGCCTTTTAAGCGGCTGGTGATTATAAATGGATCACTTCGCCATACGCATCAGCAGCAGCTTCCATTACAGCCTCGCTCATGGTAGGGTGAGGGTGCACCGATTTAATAATTTCATGACCGGTTGTTTCCAACTTGCGTGCAGTTACAACCTCGGCAATCATTTCGGTTACGTTGTAGCCAATCATATGCGCGCCTAAGAACTCGCCGTATTTGGCATCAAATATTACTTTAACAAAACCGTCTTTTGCACCTGCAGCACTGGCCTTGCCTGATGCTGAGAATGGAAAACGACCAATTTTAACTTCGTATCCGGCTTCGCGGGCCGCTTTTTCGGTATAACCTACTGAAGCAATCTCCGGAGAGCAGTAAGTACAGCCCGGAATGTTATTGTAATTTAACGGCTCCACATGCTGACCGGCAATTTTCTCAACGCAGATGATACCTTCGGCCGATGCTACGTGTGCAAGCGCCTGGCCTTTAACGATGTCACCTATGGCGTAAATGCCTTCAACGTTGGTTTTGTAAAAATCATCAACCAGTACTTTGCCTTTGTCGAATTTAACACCAGCTTCTTCAAGGCCTATACCTTCCAGGTTGGTAGCAATACCAACAGCCGAAAGTACGATCTCAGCTTCAAGCGTTTCAACACCTTTAGCGGTTTTAACGCTTACCTTGCACAAATCGCCTTTGGTATCAACCGATTCAACAGTTGAGCCGGTCATGATGTTGATACCTTGTTTTTTTAATGAACGAGCCAGTTGTTTTGAGATTTCTTCGTCTTCAACAGGTACAATGTTATCCAGATATTCTACTACAGTTACCTTGGTACCCATAGCATTGTAGAAATAAGCAAACTCAATACCTATAGCGCCCGAACCTACCACTACTATGGATTGTGGTTTTTTAGGCAACACCATAGCCTGACGGTAACCTATAATTTTTTTACCATCCTGCGGCAGGTTAGGCAACTCGCGCGAGCGGCCGCCGGTAGCCAATATAATGTGTTTAGCTGTATGCTCGGCAACGGCACCATCGGCAGCTTTAACCTCAACGGCGCCTTTGCCTTTGAGTTTGCCGAAGCCCATAATTACATCAATCTTGTTCTTCTTCATCAAGAACTGAACACCTTTGCTCATGCCATCGGCTACGCCACGGCTGCGTTTTACAACCGCGTCAAAATCAGGTTCGCCTTTTACGTCTACATTAATACCGTAATCGGCCGCATGGTTTATGTATTCAAACACCTGGGCGCTCTTTAATAAAGCTTTGGTTGGTATACAGCCCCAGTTAAGGCATATACCACCTAATGATTCTTTTTCAACGATGGCTGTTTTTAAACCCAGCTGTGAAGCGCGTATAGCTGCTACATATCCACCAGGACCAGATCCGACAACAATTAAATCGTAGTTCATTATGTTTTTACTTTTTCAGTTCGGCACCAAAGCTAAATAAAAAGGCTGATACAATAAAGAGCACTAGGTACCTTAACGGGGGTATAAACAGTAATATGATTTGGCTGTGATTTAGGTGGTAACATACCGTTAACACACCTTGGGTAAATTATAGGGCATTATGTGACTAAATTTGCACATTGTTTAATGAAATGCAATTTTATACGATATTATGTTGAATATATCAACAATATTTTTACGAAATGTGAAAAATTTCTAATATTTATTAACACTAACTTAACACTGAAACTGAAGCCTTTGTATATCTTTGCATTGAATTTAAAACTATTTAAACGTTCATTAAACAAAAACAAAAGCATGAGAAAAAATTTACTTCTCGCACTTCTTTTCTTGTTTACTACCGCTATTGCCTTTGCGCAGGTAACAACCGGTACCATAACAGGAACAGTAAAAGATTCTAAGGGGCAGCCGCTGCCGGGTACAACTGTTGTTGCTACCCACGTACCAACCGGTACTAACTACAGCACGGTAACCCGAGGTAACGGCCAGTACACTATTCCCAACGTACGTGCCGGTGGTCCTTACACCATTAAAATTACCTTTGTTGGCTTTACTACAGTTACTTATAACGATTTAGCTGCCAGCTTAGGTCAGCCGTTAAAAGTTGACGCCGTATTGTTGGAAGAAGGCCGTCAGTTGAGCGCCGTAACGGTAAACGCTGCACGTCGTGGTAGCGTAATCAGCCCGCAAAGGACAGGTACTGCAACTAACGTATCATCAGCGCAATTACAAAGCTTGCCTACTGTTAACCGTAACATTCAGGATTTTGCCCGTTTAACGCCACAAGGTGTTTCACGTAACGGTAACAGCGATGGTTCGGCATTTGGTATGGAGTTCGCCGGTCAAAGTAACAAGTACAACCAGTTTACAATTGACGGTGCTTTGTCTAATGACGCGTTTGGTTTAGCAAGCTCTGGTACTAACGGTGGCCAGGCAAGCACTAACCCTATCTCTATCGAAGCTATCCAGGAGTTACAAATCCTGCTTTCTCCGTATGATGTTACCCAAGGTGGTTTTACCGGTGGTGGTATTAACGCAGTAACTAAAAGCGGTACAAACACTTTCCATGGTTCGGTTTACGGTTTGATGCAAAACGAAGACCTGCTGGGTAAAAGCGTTTTAAACGACACTAAATACCAGCAATTTAAAAACCAAACAGCCGGTATTAGCTTGGGAGGTCCTATCATCAAAAACAAATTGTTTTTCTTTGGTAACTACGAGCGTATCCGTAACTCAACGCCTTTGCAAAATGACCCAACCATTGCTGGTTCGGGCTCGCAATTTAACCCTACTGTATTGGAGGATTTACGCAATTATGTGTTAAACACGTATAAATATGATGTAGGTGGTTACGGCGAAATATTGAAAAGACAAGAATCTGACTATGTATTTGGTCGTTTAGACTGGAACATTAACGATAAAAACCGTTTAACTGTTCGTCATAACTACACCAAAGGTTTTAGTGATAACCTAAGCCGTACAGCAACCACCATGACGTTTGCTAACAGTGGTTACACTTTTAACTCTAAAAACAACTCTTCAGTTGTAGAGTTAAACAGTACCTTATCAAACAATGCTTCAAACGTATTGCGTTTTACTTATACATCAACCCGCGACTTTAGAACAACCGGTGCATTCCCATCTGTATATATACAGCAAAATGGGTTAAACTATAACTTAGGTTCTGAAGCTTCATCTGCTCGTAACAGGTTAAGTCAGGATAACTTTACCATCACTGATAACTTTACACTTTATAAAAACAAGCATACGATTACCTTTGGTACCGATAACTTCTTTTATAAATCGAACAATATTTTTGTTCAGAACTATTACGGTTATTATAACCGTTATACCACTATACAAGCATTTAAGGATAACACCACAGCACCAACTGGTTACAATGCTTATTATTCTGTTGACCCAAACAGCCCTGATGCTCCGTCAATCGTTAAATCGGCTCAGTTAAGCGTTTACGGTCAGGACGTATGGTCAATCAGCGACCGGTTTCGTTTAACTTACGGCTTACGTGTTGATGCACCTATATTCTTTAACGATCCGGCCGAAAACCCTACTTTCAACAACTCGAACATTGCACAGCAATATGACCTGAAAACCAACAGGCCGCCAAGCACTTCATTACTGTTTGCACCACGTGCAGGCTTTAACTGGGATATTCATGGCGATGCATCTACTCAATTACGTGGTGGTGCAGGTTTGTTTACAGGCCGTGTACCTTACGTTTGGATTTCAAACCAGTATGGTGCAACGGGTGCTACTATTGTTAGATACACTGCAACAGGTGCAGCTTTAGCGCCAATCCGCTTTAACTACAATCCTAATGATGTTCACTTAGGTGCAACTTTAGGAAGCAGCAATGCACCTAACGAAATAGACGTTACCGACAAAAACTTTAAATTTACCCAAACTTTACGCGCTAACTTCGCGGTCGATCAAAAATTAGGTTTCTGGGGTTTAATTGGTACGTTTGAAGCGTTGTATACCAAAAAGATCAACGATATTCTTTACCAGAACTTAAACGTTGGCCCGCAAGTAGGTACAGTTAAAACAGGTAATGTTAACCGTCCGTTTTATAACGGTGTGAGAGCTAATACCGGCTTTACCGATATCATTTACTTAACCAACACCAGCAAAGGTTCTGCTTATAACTTAACCTGGCAAGTACAAAAACCAATGAGCAATGGTTGGGTAGGTAGCTTAGCTTACACCTTCGGACATTCAACTTCAATGAACGATGGTACCAGCTCAACTGCTTATTCTAACTGGCGTTTTGCTTACTCGGTTAACGGCCAAAACAACCTAGATTTGGCTACTTCTAACTACGATCCGGGATCACGTTTTGTAGGTTATATATCTAAAACCTTCCGTTACCTGCACAATCGTATGGCTACTACCTTTGGTTTAGTGTATACAGGTCAATCGGGTCAGGTATTTAGCTGGTTATACAACGGCGACATCCACGGTGATGATGCAAGTAACAGAGGATCTGGTGTTGCGGATTTAGCTTATGTTCCGGCTACTTTAGCTGAAGCACAATTCGGTACTACTTCAACTTTCACTGTTCCAGCTGCACAGCAATGGGCCGATTTCCAAGCGTTTATCGCTGGTAACGAGTACCTAAGCAAGCACCAAGGCCGTGTGGTTGAGCGTAACGGTGACCGTTTACCGTGGGAAAATCACTTCGACTTAAAAGTTAGCCAGGATTTTTACGTGTACAAACAACATAAACTTTCAATCACTGCCGACGTATTAAACGTAGGTAACCTGTTGAAAAAATCATGGGGCCGTTCATACTTCTTAAGTAACTTAAGTGCGCCATTATTCTACAATGCAACTACTACTGCAAACCCTCAGTTTTACTTTGACAAATCAAGGCTTAACTCAATTGATGGCAAATTGCAACCGTACCAAATCAGCGACTTCAACTCACGTTGGAGAGCACAGTTAAGCGTACGTTACTCTTTCTAAGCTATTATCATTACAATAGTTAAAAGGCCGGTTCAAATATTGAACCGGCCTTTTTTTGTTTAAATATCTCATCCTGAAATAAGTGAGCCTCGTTGTTAACCTATTTATGAAGGTTCAAAATATTAGCAGGTAGTCAATTAATAGGATGTTTTTAATGTTTATACGTGTTAAATAACCTGTCCCAAATGGAGGTATAAAAGCCAAAGTTGTAACCTTCATTACGGTGATGGTTATGATGAAATGAAGAAGTGCCCAATAATTTTAAGGGCATTTTGTTTTGAACACGTTTGGGCAGGGGTTCGATACCTAAATGGCCAATAATGCCAAATAGCACGTTGAGCGTAAGGTATATGGCTACAGCATAAAAATTAAACGCATACGCGCAAAGTACCATAA
Protein-coding sequences here:
- a CDS encoding RNA polymerase sigma factor RpoD/SigA → MRQLKITQSITNRESQSLDKYLHEIGKVDLITAEEEVILAQKIREGDQAALERLTKTNLRFVVSVAKQYQNQGLTLGDLINEGNLGLIKAAKRFDETKGFKFISYAVWWIRQSILQAIAEQSRIVRLPLNQVGSLSKISKAFSKLEQEYEREPSPEELADILETTVDKISDTLSNSGRHVSMDAPFVQGEENTLLDVLENQEPNTDSILINESLSEEIKRSLSTLTEREREIIVLFFGLGTNHPLSLEEIGEKFNLTRERVRQIKDKALQRLRHTSRSKILKSYLG
- a CDS encoding MBL fold metallo-hydrolase, with translation MIINRQSSASPSGSWEAKLFSINAGLFKLDGGAMFGVVPKAIWSKTNPADENNLCTLAMRCLLLQDGDRLILIDTGIGNKLSEKVLPYYHLHGDDTLEKSLAQHGFTPADITDVFLTHLHVDHVGGAVAKEGGQLVLAFPKAIYWSNQKHWDWATVNPNVREKASFLTENIIPLQESGQLKFVDVQEGESFTANMQVFFVSGHTQAMMLPLLQYKGKKILYVADLFPTVGHLPIAYVAAYDTFPLQAMDEKRAYLQQALDNDYVLFFEHDALNECCTLQQTEKGIRVKDVFKLTDI
- the lpdA gene encoding dihydrolipoyl dehydrogenase, whose product is MNYDLIVVGSGPGGYVAAIRASQLGLKTAIVEKESLGGICLNWGCIPTKALLKSAQVFEYINHAADYGINVDVKGEPDFDAVVKRSRGVADGMSKGVQFLMKKNKIDVIMGFGKLKGKGAVEVKAADGAVAEHTAKHIILATGGRSRELPNLPQDGKKIIGYRQAMVLPKKPQSIVVVGSGAIGIEFAYFYNAMGTKVTVVEYLDNIVPVEDEEISKQLARSLKKQGINIMTGSTVESVDTKGDLCKVSVKTAKGVETLEAEIVLSAVGIATNLEGIGLEEAGVKFDKGKVLVDDFYKTNVEGIYAIGDIVKGQALAHVASAEGIICVEKIAGQHVEPLNYNNIPGCTYCSPEIASVGYTEKAAREAGYEVKIGRFPFSASGKASAAGAKDGFVKVIFDAKYGEFLGAHMIGYNVTEMIAEVVTARKLETTGHEIIKSVHPHPTMSEAVMEAAADAYGEVIHL
- a CDS encoding carboxypeptidase regulatory-like domain-containing protein, with protein sequence MRKNLLLALLFLFTTAIAFAQVTTGTITGTVKDSKGQPLPGTTVVATHVPTGTNYSTVTRGNGQYTIPNVRAGGPYTIKITFVGFTTVTYNDLAASLGQPLKVDAVLLEEGRQLSAVTVNAARRGSVISPQRTGTATNVSSAQLQSLPTVNRNIQDFARLTPQGVSRNGNSDGSAFGMEFAGQSNKYNQFTIDGALSNDAFGLASSGTNGGQASTNPISIEAIQELQILLSPYDVTQGGFTGGGINAVTKSGTNTFHGSVYGLMQNEDLLGKSVLNDTKYQQFKNQTAGISLGGPIIKNKLFFFGNYERIRNSTPLQNDPTIAGSGSQFNPTVLEDLRNYVLNTYKYDVGGYGEILKRQESDYVFGRLDWNINDKNRLTVRHNYTKGFSDNLSRTATTMTFANSGYTFNSKNNSSVVELNSTLSNNASNVLRFTYTSTRDFRTTGAFPSVYIQQNGLNYNLGSEASSARNRLSQDNFTITDNFTLYKNKHTITFGTDNFFYKSNNIFVQNYYGYYNRYTTIQAFKDNTTAPTGYNAYYSVDPNSPDAPSIVKSAQLSVYGQDVWSISDRFRLTYGLRVDAPIFFNDPAENPTFNNSNIAQQYDLKTNRPPSTSLLFAPRAGFNWDIHGDASTQLRGGAGLFTGRVPYVWISNQYGATGATIVRYTATGAALAPIRFNYNPNDVHLGATLGSSNAPNEIDVTDKNFKFTQTLRANFAVDQKLGFWGLIGTFEALYTKKINDILYQNLNVGPQVGTVKTGNVNRPFYNGVRANTGFTDIIYLTNTSKGSAYNLTWQVQKPMSNGWVGSLAYTFGHSTSMNDGTSSTAYSNWRFAYSVNGQNNLDLATSNYDPGSRFVGYISKTFRYLHNRMATTFGLVYTGQSGQVFSWLYNGDIHGDDASNRGSGVADLAYVPATLAEAQFGTTSTFTVPAAQQWADFQAFIAGNEYLSKHQGRVVERNGDRLPWENHFDLKVSQDFYVYKQHKLSITADVLNVGNLLKKSWGRSYFLSNLSAPLFYNATTTANPQFYFDKSRLNSIDGKLQPYQISDFNSRWRAQLSVRYSF